A DNA window from Mytilus trossulus isolate FHL-02 unplaced genomic scaffold, PNRI_Mtr1.1.1.hap1 h1tg000024l__unscaffolded, whole genome shotgun sequence contains the following coding sequences:
- the LOC134698967 gene encoding beta-1,3-galactosyltransferase brn-like, translating into MKERGRMEKILSYIVPRRRLAIPVLLLIGTAVLILARTAGDMPRNTRSVPEFEEYTYESLLSTFHNVTQINPHEYNYLHSPIKICKANGNSEDPELLILVKSDVTHFSYRMGIRSTWGNFSINSLKLVFLLGYSSTIEDLVRRENDKYHDLVQENFIDAYRNNTLKTIMAFNWAVRTCPGTKYVLFVDDDYFVNVNSVTEFLKVNATLENDLFVGFKVENARVFRYVESQWYMTKPEYPFLHYPPYISGGAMLLSMKTAMIIQNSLAYVRYLYVDDVYIGIVVYLLNINLSHSDRFALTFASDNLDSCLAAHNYGSPDNLIQEWRIFLRRHYDYTVHIYSQQMKDILYMNDRVQHSV; encoded by the coding sequence ATGAAAGAAAGGGGTCGAATGGAAAAAATCTTGAGCTACATAGTACCTCGGCGTCGCTTGGCCATTCCAGTACTCTTGTTGATTGGAACAGCAGTATTAATTTTAGCAAGAACTGCAGGCGACATGCCTAGAAATACAAGAAGTGTTCCGGAGTTTGAAGAATACACTTATGAGAGTCTCCTTAGTACATTCCACAACGTTACACAAATTAATCCTCACGAATACAACTATTTACATTctccaataaaaatatgtaaagcaAATGGTAATTCAGAAGATCCagaacttttgattttagttAAGTCTGATGTAACGCATTTTAGTTATCGAATGGGCATACGATCAACCTGGGGAAACTTTTCCATTAATTCATTAAAGCTCGTATTTTTATTAGGATACTCTTCAACGATAGAAGATTTAGTTAGAAGAGAAAATGACAAATACCATGACTTAGTACAGGAAAACTTTATCGACGCCTATAGAAATAACACCCTTAAAACAATTATGGCATTTAATTGGGCTGTACGGACATGTCCGGGAACAAAATATGTACTATTTGTCGATGATGACTATTTCGTTAATGTAAATTCAGTTACAGAATTTCTTAAAGTCAATGCCACattagaaaatgatttgttCGTAGGCTTTAAGGTTGAAAATGCAAGAGTTTTCCGATATGTTGAATCACAATGGTATATGACAAAACCTGAATATCCCTTCCTTCATTATCCACCATATATTAGTGGCGGTGCAATGCTATTATCGATGAAAACAGCTATGATTATACAGAACTCATTAGCATACGTAAGATATTTGTACGTGGACGATGTTTACATTggtatagttgtttatttacTCAATATCAATCTCTCTCATAGTGACCGTTTTGCATTGACCTTCGCCAGTGATAACCTTGACAGCTGTCTTGCGGCTCATAATTATGGATCGCCTGATAATTTGATTCAAGAATGGAGAATCTTTCTCAGGAGGCATTATGATTATactgtacatatatattcacaacaGATGAAGGATATTTTATACATGAATGATAGAGTACAGCATTCTGTTTGA